One Desulfobulbus propionicus DSM 2032 DNA segment encodes these proteins:
- a CDS encoding citrate/2-methylcitrate synthase, whose protein sequence is MSEATRVKNTGLRGVTVADSAISFIDGEKGVLIYRGYRIEDLADHSSFMETAFLLLFGTLPTGEQLEGFTGQVKGMRQVPPYVLESMRHWPKDARPMDVLQASVPLLAMAEQHSDTMDRDVCLQRSIGLLAQMPTLVAAWHRIRTGQPVLEPDPDLDHAANFLWMLQGKKPDAATAHDLDVCLILHADHTFNASTFAAREVVSTRASLYAGVAAGLGALSGSLHGGANAKVMEMLLKLENEPDVEGWVKKQLSEGDRIMGMGHAIYKTGDPRAVYLKKMGQRLGEKTGGKWASISQRIEQTALAIFAERGKTTILPNVDFNSAPVYYLMGIPTDLMTPVFAVSRVAGWCAHIIEEQFADAQGKPALYRPQAQYVGEYCGLMGCEYSPVNKRE, encoded by the coding sequence ATGAGCGAAGCGACCCGGGTCAAGAATACAGGGCTGCGTGGAGTGACCGTCGCCGATTCGGCGATCAGTTTCATTGACGGCGAAAAGGGGGTACTGATTTACCGGGGCTATCGGATCGAGGATCTGGCCGACCATTCGTCCTTCATGGAAACCGCCTTTTTGCTGCTGTTCGGCACCCTGCCCACAGGCGAACAGCTGGAAGGATTTACCGGTCAGGTCAAAGGCATGCGTCAGGTGCCGCCGTACGTGCTGGAGAGCATGCGTCACTGGCCCAAGGATGCCCGGCCCATGGATGTGCTCCAGGCGAGCGTGCCGCTGCTGGCCATGGCCGAGCAGCACAGCGATACCATGGACCGCGATGTCTGCCTGCAGCGGTCCATCGGTCTGCTGGCGCAGATGCCCACTCTGGTGGCCGCCTGGCACCGTATCCGCACCGGCCAACCGGTGCTCGAACCGGACCCGGACCTGGACCATGCCGCCAACTTCCTGTGGATGCTCCAGGGGAAAAAACCGGATGCGGCCACGGCCCACGACCTCGACGTCTGCCTGATTCTCCATGCCGACCACACCTTCAATGCCTCGACCTTTGCCGCCCGCGAGGTGGTGTCCACCCGGGCCAGCCTCTATGCCGGGGTGGCCGCCGGCCTGGGGGCGCTGTCCGGCAGCCTGCACGGCGGCGCCAACGCCAAAGTGATGGAAATGCTGCTCAAGCTGGAAAACGAACCGGATGTCGAGGGATGGGTGAAGAAACAGCTCAGCGAGGGGGACCGGATCATGGGCATGGGGCACGCCATCTACAAAACCGGCGACCCGCGCGCGGTCTACTTGAAGAAAATGGGCCAGCGGCTGGGCGAGAAGACCGGCGGCAAATGGGCGAGCATCTCCCAGCGGATCGAGCAAACCGCCTTGGCCATCTTTGCCGAGCGCGGCAAGACCACCATCCTGCCCAACGTTGATTTCAACTCGGCGCCGGTCTATTACCTTATGGGCATTCCCACCGATCTGATGACTCCGGTGTTTGCCGTTTCGCGGGTCGCCGGCTGGTGCGCCCATATCATCGAGGAGCAGTTCGCCGACGCCCAGGGCAAACCGGCGCTCTATCGGCCCCAGGCCCAGTACGTGGGTGAATACTGCGGCCTGATGGGCTGCGAGTATTCGCCGGTGAACAAACGGGAATAA
- a CDS encoding HD domain-containing phosphohydrolase, translated as MEKEKKRKFAHAISIRIALPALFTILLFVTATFVIILPSFKENLLEKKREMLREMAEIVYDVIAAYEKMERNGEMSREAAQKQVLQIIADLRYGPANKDYFWINDMNALIVVHPYRPDLRGEAVPDFRYPTGKNLLEEFVRVVKAQGAGYVEYLFQWQDDPNRIVPKLSYVKGFAPWGWVIGTGLYIDDVNVEIGLIAKQLNAIATVILLLNAFLAFYIIRHTVLADRVRRIIWEERERLLTALEESNERFRSLVETTSDWIWEIDPAGAYTYSSPKVRDLLGFAAEEIIGKQLEDLVAVQELDRTSRIFKKLIASRKPFNGFETVCQTRDGRVVVIEKNGVPVFGDDGELLGYRGIARDISERKNAIEALKKSRDELHTSLEETVKSLALAAEKRDPYTAGHQMRVDTLACAIARELGLPEKQIEGLHFAALLHDIGKISLPSEYLAKPARLSAQERAIIKCHTEVGYEILKNIPFPWPVADIVYQHHEHLDGSGYPRGLTDKEILLEAKILTVADVVEAMSSHRPYRPSLGLETAVEEIRSGRGVLYHAESVDACLRLIADKRVDLTAAAW; from the coding sequence ATGGAGAAGGAAAAAAAACGAAAATTCGCCCATGCCATCTCCATCAGGATCGCCCTGCCGGCCCTGTTCACCATTCTGCTGTTCGTCACCGCCACCTTTGTCATCATCCTCCCGTCGTTCAAGGAAAACCTGTTGGAAAAAAAACGGGAGATGCTGCGGGAAATGGCCGAGATCGTCTACGATGTCATCGCTGCCTATGAGAAGATGGAGCGCAACGGCGAGATGAGCCGCGAGGCTGCACAAAAGCAGGTTCTGCAGATCATTGCCGACCTCCGCTACGGTCCGGCCAACAAGGATTACTTCTGGATCAACGACATGAACGCCCTGATCGTGGTCCACCCCTACCGCCCCGATCTGCGCGGCGAAGCGGTCCCGGATTTCCGCTATCCCACGGGCAAGAACCTGCTGGAAGAATTCGTCCGGGTGGTCAAGGCCCAGGGTGCCGGTTATGTGGAATATCTCTTCCAGTGGCAGGACGACCCCAACAGGATCGTGCCCAAACTGTCCTATGTCAAGGGATTCGCGCCCTGGGGCTGGGTAATCGGCACGGGGCTGTACATTGACGATGTCAATGTCGAAATCGGCCTGATCGCCAAACAGCTCAACGCCATTGCCACCGTCATTCTCCTGCTCAACGCCTTTCTCGCCTTCTACATCATCCGCCATACGGTGCTGGCCGATCGGGTGCGGCGGATCATCTGGGAAGAGCGGGAACGGCTGCTGACCGCCCTGGAAGAGAGCAACGAGCGGTTCCGCTCCCTGGTGGAAACCACCAGCGACTGGATCTGGGAGATCGATCCGGCCGGGGCCTATACCTACAGCAGCCCCAAGGTGCGCGATCTGCTGGGGTTTGCGGCCGAGGAGATCATCGGCAAGCAGCTGGAGGACCTGGTCGCCGTTCAGGAACTAGACCGCACCAGCCGTATTTTCAAGAAACTGATCGCGTCGCGCAAACCGTTCAACGGCTTTGAAACCGTGTGTCAAACCCGGGACGGACGAGTGGTGGTGATCGAGAAAAACGGGGTGCCGGTGTTCGGCGATGACGGTGAGCTTTTGGGGTACCGGGGCATTGCCCGCGACATTTCCGAGCGCAAGAACGCCATCGAGGCCCTGAAAAAGAGCCGCGACGAGCTGCACACCAGTTTGGAGGAAACGGTCAAGTCGCTGGCCCTGGCCGCCGAAAAACGCGACCCTTACACCGCTGGCCACCAGATGCGGGTCGACACGCTGGCCTGCGCCATTGCCCGCGAACTGGGCTTGCCGGAGAAGCAGATCGAGGGGCTGCATTTCGCCGCCCTGCTGCACGACATTGGCAAGATCAGCCTGCCCTCGGAATACCTGGCCAAACCGGCCCGCCTCTCGGCGCAGGAACGGGCGATCATCAAATGCCACACCGAGGTCGGTTACGAGATCCTCAAGAACATCCCCTTCCCGTGGCCGGTGGCGGACATCGTCTACCAGCACCATGAACATCTCGACGGGTCCGGCTATCCGCGCGGGCTTACCGACAAGGAAATCCTGCTGGAAGCGAAAATCCTCACCGTGGCCGACGTGGTCGAGGCCATGAGTTCGCACCGCCCATACCGTCCCTCCCTGGGTCTGGAAACGGCGGTGGAGGAGATTCGTTCAGGCCGGGGCGTTCTCTACCACGCGGAAAGCGTGGATGCCTGTCTGCGCCTGATCGCGGATAAACGGGTCGATTTGACCGCGGCGGCGTGGTGA
- a CDS encoding serine protein kinase PrkA: MTDPKNTSLHAHILAVKKGERVFENAFQSVSRMILEKDINKVTVNGKSTFDFTIFREGKKHIIGMYDEINSFVSFVKDASQGGSSKEMAFVLVGEPGNGKTFLVEYLCSLYRDFLSRPKNRKYTFRFTNLDRIGSYGAIRMIESQTYEDPMILALNLFESKSESMQYLAKKCKVSDATLETWAENYRPLGACSAYIWNDIRTLCGDDVEAMLQCVEIVPVPLVESLGTVTGKYPAKDKITSSAVDLLGEESIQRLLHITDTNNPYRFDLRRGALARVAGGGIHFSDEIYKNKKDLVQVYLGIIQNRTIEIDGYRWPIDTLIIATSNNSEFNRFLAEKEEAPIIDRCRICYVSHNTNYRQQRDLTAYAIGNESKTTLTGNVMHQDPNLNYAASVAVVLTRLPRSEKLTPIETMKLAAGEVAGEKSLKTLAEVIDTLNQEHDITKRFGQKGLGQRNLGRTMQLMLESSETNEGKCMFAYDVFTALERVILDYVSEAADRAKFLDDLKIAKGLYRERIMTEMFNAYMDEPLAIRKDVLNYVNMIIGIDAENLGVDRMWKYKNPQTGELQALKIDERYIDSVEACLGLKIREQKDSFRTSIRKIYGQKISVNPDYDFMDNLELVKAVTDVRLKSDIAGAGSLIGALANRTNEENQKLYDRMIDTMLNKLGYCVTCAQKTIEYFCTQVDEN; encoded by the coding sequence ATGACCGACCCGAAGAACACTTCACTGCATGCCCACATCCTTGCTGTCAAAAAAGGTGAACGGGTTTTTGAAAATGCCTTTCAAAGTGTCAGCCGGATGATCCTGGAAAAGGACATCAACAAGGTCACGGTCAACGGCAAATCCACCTTTGATTTCACCATCTTCCGCGAAGGCAAGAAACACATCATCGGCATGTACGACGAGATCAACTCGTTCGTCTCCTTTGTCAAGGACGCCTCCCAGGGCGGCTCCTCCAAGGAGATGGCCTTTGTCCTCGTCGGCGAGCCGGGCAACGGCAAGACCTTCCTGGTCGAGTATCTGTGCAGTCTGTACCGCGATTTTCTCTCTCGGCCCAAGAATCGGAAATACACTTTTCGGTTCACCAATCTCGACCGGATCGGCAGCTACGGCGCCATCAGAATGATCGAGTCGCAGACCTACGAGGATCCGATGATCCTGGCCCTCAATCTGTTTGAGAGCAAAAGCGAATCGATGCAGTACCTCGCCAAGAAATGCAAGGTCAGCGACGCCACCCTGGAGACCTGGGCCGAGAATTACCGGCCGCTGGGCGCCTGCTCGGCTTATATCTGGAACGACATTCGCACGCTCTGCGGCGACGACGTCGAGGCGATGCTGCAATGCGTGGAGATCGTGCCGGTGCCGCTGGTGGAGAGTTTGGGCACGGTCACCGGCAAATATCCGGCCAAGGACAAGATCACCAGTTCGGCGGTGGATCTGCTCGGCGAGGAGTCGATCCAACGGCTGTTGCACATCACCGACACCAACAATCCCTACCGGTTCGACCTGCGGCGCGGAGCCCTGGCCCGGGTGGCCGGCGGCGGCATCCATTTCAGCGACGAGATCTACAAGAACAAGAAAGACCTGGTGCAAGTGTACCTGGGGATCATTCAGAACCGGACCATCGAGATCGATGGCTACCGCTGGCCGATCGACACCCTGATCATCGCCACCAGCAACAACTCGGAATTCAACCGTTTCCTCGCCGAAAAGGAAGAAGCGCCGATCATCGACCGCTGCCGCATCTGCTATGTGTCGCACAACACCAACTACCGTCAGCAGCGCGATCTGACCGCCTACGCCATCGGCAACGAGTCCAAGACCACCCTCACCGGCAACGTCATGCACCAGGACCCGAACCTCAACTACGCCGCCTCGGTGGCCGTGGTCCTCACCCGTCTGCCGCGCTCGGAGAAGCTGACCCCGATCGAGACCATGAAGCTGGCCGCCGGCGAGGTGGCGGGCGAAAAGAGCCTGAAGACGCTCGCCGAGGTGATCGACACCCTCAACCAGGAGCACGACATCACCAAACGTTTCGGCCAGAAGGGACTGGGCCAGCGCAACCTCGGCCGCACCATGCAGCTGATGCTCGAGAGTTCGGAGACCAACGAGGGCAAGTGCATGTTCGCCTACGACGTGTTCACGGCGCTGGAGCGGGTGATCCTCGACTATGTGTCCGAGGCGGCTGACCGGGCCAAATTCCTCGATGATCTCAAGATCGCCAAGGGACTGTACCGCGAGCGGATCATGACCGAGATGTTCAACGCCTACATGGACGAACCGCTGGCCATCCGCAAGGACGTGCTCAACTACGTCAACATGATCATCGGCATCGACGCCGAGAACCTGGGCGTGGATCGGATGTGGAAGTACAAGAACCCCCAGACCGGCGAACTGCAGGCCTTAAAGATCGACGAACGCTACATCGATTCGGTCGAAGCCTGCCTCGGCTTGAAGATCCGCGAGCAGAAAGACAGCTTCCGCACCTCGATCCGCAAGATTTATGGCCAGAAGATTTCGGTCAATCCGGACTACGATTTCATGGACAATCTGGAGTTGGTCAAGGCGGTCACCGATGTTCGCCTGAAATCCGACATCGCCGGTGCCGGCAGCCTGATTGGCGCGCTTGCCAACCGCACCAACGAGGAGAACCAGAAGCTCTACGACCGGATGATCGACACCATGCTGAACAAGCTCGGCTACTGTGTCACCTGCGCCCAGAAGACCATCGAGTACTTCTGTACCCAGGTGGATGAGAACTGA
- a CDS encoding DUF444 family protein codes for MYRLRQLYQRLEAKGLTDDQRRVIERELAMAEQGSDPVRDHLIGPPPVARSLYSYTDPQMLGQGNPSPLMSLVAAQSLDHLLQRDLQREKDGFPRKIRVGKLVKPGRDGDDKVVVIPTTVEEKLIHDRIPEEEEGEGGEGQGQGEGGAGEGEEGEVIGEQPIREQQGGGSGAGQGQGGTHELESTVYDLGRILTEQFALPNLRDKGKKRSLTRFAYDLTDKNRGFGQILDKKATLKRVLQTNIALGRLQAGTPVDVNTLMVSPRDRVYRILSKEKDYESQAVVFFVRDYSGSMAGKPTELVVNQHVLIYAWLSYQYQNQVETRFILHDTEAREVENFQAYYQMQVAGGTQVSSAYRLVNRIVAEEELARDYSIYVFHGTDGDDWDTYGEESLPELEKMLVYASRVGITIAENGLDGTRRTEVEKYLSKSGLLESRKALLRLDVMSKESTETRIIEGIKHLISE; via the coding sequence ATGTACAGATTACGGCAACTCTATCAGCGGCTCGAAGCCAAGGGACTGACCGACGACCAGCGGCGGGTGATCGAGCGCGAGCTGGCGATGGCCGAGCAGGGGAGCGATCCCGTACGTGACCATCTGATCGGTCCGCCGCCTGTGGCCCGTTCGCTGTACAGCTACACTGATCCGCAGATGCTCGGCCAGGGCAATCCGTCGCCCCTGATGTCGCTGGTGGCGGCCCAGTCGCTCGATCATCTGCTCCAGCGTGACCTGCAGCGGGAAAAAGACGGCTTTCCGCGCAAGATCCGAGTGGGCAAGCTGGTCAAGCCGGGCCGGGACGGCGACGACAAGGTGGTGGTCATCCCGACCACGGTCGAGGAAAAGCTGATCCACGACCGCATCCCCGAAGAGGAGGAAGGCGAGGGTGGAGAAGGCCAGGGGCAAGGCGAAGGCGGGGCTGGCGAGGGTGAAGAGGGCGAGGTGATCGGCGAGCAGCCGATCCGCGAACAGCAGGGCGGCGGCAGTGGCGCCGGGCAGGGCCAGGGCGGCACCCACGAACTGGAATCCACGGTTTACGATCTGGGCCGCATCCTCACCGAACAGTTCGCCCTGCCCAACCTGCGCGATAAGGGCAAGAAACGCTCGTTGACCCGTTTTGCCTACGACCTGACCGACAAGAATCGCGGCTTTGGCCAGATCCTCGACAAGAAGGCCACCCTGAAGCGGGTGTTGCAGACCAACATCGCTCTGGGGCGCTTGCAGGCGGGCACCCCGGTCGATGTCAACACCCTGATGGTCTCGCCCCGTGACCGGGTCTACCGCATCCTGTCCAAGGAAAAAGACTACGAGTCCCAGGCGGTGGTCTTTTTTGTTCGCGACTATTCGGGATCCATGGCCGGCAAGCCGACCGAGTTGGTAGTCAATCAGCACGTGCTCATTTACGCCTGGCTGAGCTACCAGTACCAAAATCAGGTGGAAACGCGCTTCATCCTCCACGATACCGAGGCGCGGGAGGTGGAGAACTTTCAGGCCTATTACCAGATGCAGGTGGCCGGCGGCACCCAGGTGAGTTCGGCCTACCGTCTGGTCAACCGGATCGTGGCCGAGGAGGAACTGGCCCGCGACTATTCCATCTACGTTTTCCACGGCACCGACGGCGACGATTGGGATACCTACGGCGAGGAGTCGTTGCCCGAACTGGAAAAGATGCTCGTCTACGCCAGCCGCGTGGGGATCACCATTGCCGAGAACGGTCTCGACGGCACCCGTCGCACCGAGGTGGAAAAATATCTGAGCAAGTCCGGTCTGCTGGAGTCACGCAAGGCCCTGCTGCGCTTGGACGTGATGTCCAAGGAGAGCACCGAGACGCGGATCATCGAGGGCATCAAACATCTGATTTCTGAATGA